A single genomic interval of Aegicerativicinus sediminis harbors:
- the pyrR gene encoding bifunctional pyr operon transcriptional regulator/uracil phosphoribosyltransferase PyrR, which produces MSQKVLLNSKELNIILHRLACQLIENHNDFKNTALIGLQPRGKFLAKRLAKILTENYKIKNLTLGYLDITFFRDDFRRGEKPLSANATEIDFIVEDKTVVFIDDVLYTGRSVRSALTAIQSFGRPHEIELLTLIDRRFSRHLPIQPNYRGRQVDAINEEKVIVHWAENDGEDAVYLVSR; this is translated from the coding sequence ATGAGTCAAAAAGTACTGCTAAATTCTAAGGAATTAAATATAATACTACATCGGTTAGCCTGTCAACTAATTGAAAATCATAACGACTTTAAAAATACTGCCTTAATTGGTCTTCAACCTCGGGGGAAGTTTTTGGCTAAACGACTGGCTAAGATACTTACCGAGAACTATAAGATTAAAAATTTAACTCTTGGTTATTTAGACATCACTTTTTTTAGAGATGATTTTAGGAGAGGTGAGAAGCCACTTTCTGCAAATGCCACAGAAATTGATTTTATAGTAGAAGACAAGACAGTTGTTTTTATAGATGATGTATTATATACTGGTAGAAGTGTAAGATCTGCCTTAACGGCCATACAATCATTTGGACGACCACATGAAATTGAACTTTTAACCTTGATCGATAGGAGGTTTAGTAGGCATTTGCCGATACAGCCAAATTATAGGGGTAGACAGGTAGACGCCATTAATGAAGAAAAGGTAATCGTTCATTGGGCTGAAAACGATGGTGAAGATGCTGTTTATTTGGTGAGTAGATAA
- the rpsA gene encoding 30S ribosomal protein S1 yields the protein MAESKIKEAEVETTEATVTEEAPKVSESQKNPEQFLKEFNWHNYEEGIEQVDDKKLEEFEKLVKENFVDTLDDEVVTGEVIHITDRDAIIDINAKSEGVISLNEFRYNPNLKVGDKVEVLIDVREDATGQLVLSHRKARVIKAWDRVNAAHENGEIVNGFVKCRTKGGMIVDVFGIEAFLPGSQIDVKPIRDYDQYVNKTMEFKVVKINHEFKNIVVSHKALIEADIEEQKKEIIGQLEKGQVLEGVVKNITSYGVFIDLGGVDGLIHITDLSWSRINHPNEIVDLDQKLNVVILDFDEDKSRIQLGLKQLTKHPWEALGDTVKVGDKVKGKVVVIADYGAFVEVEEGVEGLIHVSEMSWSTHLRSAQDFVSVGDEVEAVILTLDREERKMSLGIKQLTPDPWTDITTKYPVGSKHKGIVRNFTNFGVFVELEEGIDGLIYISDLSWTKKIKHPSEFCNVGDELEVVVLELDVEGRKLSLGHKQTTDNPWDKYEKDFAIDTTHTGKVSDIVDKGATVEFNEDIVAFIPTRHMEKEDGGKLKKGEEAEFKIIEFNKEFKRVVASHTAIFKEEEAANVRAAAKKAEAAAAEAKPTLGDANDALQALKDKMEKNNK from the coding sequence ATGGCTGAAAGCAAAATTAAAGAAGCTGAAGTTGAAACAACTGAAGCAACAGTAACTGAAGAAGCTCCTAAAGTTTCTGAGTCACAAAAAAATCCAGAACAATTTCTTAAAGAATTCAACTGGCACAATTACGAAGAAGGAATTGAGCAGGTAGATGATAAAAAGCTGGAAGAATTTGAAAAATTAGTTAAAGAAAATTTCGTTGACACTTTAGATGATGAGGTTGTTACAGGTGAAGTAATCCATATTACAGACCGTGATGCCATTATCGATATCAATGCAAAATCTGAAGGTGTTATTTCCTTAAACGAGTTTCGTTACAATCCTAACTTAAAAGTTGGTGACAAAGTTGAAGTATTAATTGATGTTCGTGAAGACGCAACTGGCCAATTGGTATTGTCTCACCGTAAGGCTAGAGTTATTAAGGCTTGGGATCGCGTAAACGCTGCTCATGAAAATGGAGAAATCGTTAATGGTTTTGTTAAGTGTAGAACTAAAGGTGGTATGATTGTGGACGTATTCGGAATTGAGGCGTTCTTACCAGGTTCTCAAATTGACGTTAAGCCTATCCGCGATTACGACCAATATGTAAACAAAACAATGGAATTTAAAGTTGTTAAAATCAACCACGAATTCAAAAACATTGTTGTTTCTCACAAAGCACTTATCGAAGCTGATATCGAAGAGCAGAAAAAAGAAATCATCGGACAACTTGAAAAAGGTCAGGTACTTGAAGGTGTTGTTAAGAACATTACTTCTTATGGTGTATTTATCGATCTTGGAGGTGTTGATGGTCTTATCCACATTACCGACCTTTCTTGGTCTAGAATCAACCACCCGAATGAGATTGTTGATCTTGACCAGAAATTAAACGTTGTTATCCTTGATTTCGATGAAGATAAATCAAGAATTCAATTAGGTCTTAAGCAATTGACTAAACATCCTTGGGAAGCTCTTGGTGACACTGTTAAAGTTGGCGACAAAGTGAAAGGAAAAGTTGTTGTTATTGCCGATTATGGTGCGTTTGTTGAAGTTGAAGAAGGTGTTGAAGGATTAATCCACGTTAGTGAAATGTCTTGGTCAACTCACTTAAGATCTGCCCAAGATTTTGTTTCTGTTGGTGATGAGGTTGAGGCTGTAATCTTGACTTTAGACCGTGAAGAAAGAAAAATGTCTCTTGGTATTAAGCAATTAACTCCAGATCCATGGACAGATATCACTACTAAATATCCTGTAGGTTCTAAACATAAAGGTATTGTAAGAAACTTTACAAACTTTGGTGTGTTTGTTGAGCTTGAAGAAGGTATTGATGGTTTAATATACATTTCAGATTTGTCTTGGACTAAGAAGATTAAGCATCCAAGTGAATTCTGTAATGTAGGTGATGAGTTAGAAGTTGTTGTTCTTGAGCTAGATGTTGAAGGACGTAAACTAAGCTTAGGTCACAAACAAACTACCGATAATCCTTGGGATAAGTACGAAAAAGACTTTGCAATTGATACCACCCATACAGGTAAAGTTTCAGATATAGTTGACAAAGGTGCTACCGTTGAATTTAATGAGGATATCGTTGCATTCATTCCAACGAGACACATGGAAAAAGAAGATGGTGGTAAATTAAAGAAAGGTGAAGAAGCAGAATTTAAGATTATAGAATTCAATAAAGAATTCAAGAGAGTTGTTGCTTCGCACACTGCAATCTTTAAAGAAGAAGAAGCGGCTAACGTAAGGGCGGCTGCTAAGAAGGCAGAAGCTGCAGCGGCCGAGGCAAAACCAACTTTAGGTGATGCCAACGATGCACTTCAAGCTTTAAAGGATAAAATGGAAAAAAACAATAAGTAA
- the cmk gene encoding (d)CMP kinase, whose product MDIIIAIDGFSSTGKSTVARRLANSLGYTYVDTGAMYRAVTLYAIKKGFIHDDHFDVTEMLKNLDDIEIRFINNEKLKKSEVYLNGENVENEIRSMEVSDFVSKVATVSEIRRIMVAQQQEMGKNKGIVMDGRDIGSVVFPEAELKIFMTASPEKRAMRRFMELKDRGDEVTLDDVLENVRKRDYIDTHRQDSPLVTSKDAVVLDNTNLDLDEQFNIVKAWADERIAKASKK is encoded by the coding sequence GTGGATATAATTATAGCAATAGATGGTTTTTCATCTACAGGAAAAAGTACCGTGGCAAGACGTTTAGCCAATTCCTTAGGATACACCTATGTAGATACGGGTGCTATGTATAGAGCGGTAACTTTATATGCAATTAAAAAAGGATTTATTCATGATGATCATTTCGATGTTACTGAAATGTTGAAAAATCTTGATGACATTGAGATACGTTTTATTAATAATGAAAAACTTAAAAAGTCTGAAGTTTATCTAAATGGGGAGAATGTGGAAAATGAAATTCGATCAATGGAAGTTTCCGATTTTGTTAGTAAAGTAGCTACTGTTTCTGAAATTAGGAGAATTATGGTCGCTCAGCAGCAGGAAATGGGTAAGAATAAAGGAATTGTTATGGATGGGCGGGATATTGGTTCAGTCGTTTTTCCCGAAGCTGAATTAAAAATATTTATGACAGCATCTCCTGAAAAAAGGGCCATGAGGCGATTTATGGAGTTGAAAGATAGGGGAGATGAGGTCACCTTGGATGATGTTTTAGAGAATGTAAGAAAACGCGATTATATAGATACTCATCGCCAAGATTCTCCTTTAGTAACTTCTAAAGATGCAGTTGTCTTAGACAATACTAACTTGGATCTTGATGAACAGTTCAACATTGTAAAGGCTTGGGCTGATGAACGTATTGCAAAAGCTTCAAAAAAATAA
- the porQ gene encoding type IX secretion system protein PorQ: MFKRVLTFIFIGCASLTFAQLGGESTYQFLNLVSSPRQAALGGKNITNVDYDVTGALYNPATINIEMDNQLALNYVSYLGGISYGTAAYAYTWDRRLQTFHAGITYINYGSFDGYDLDGNATGTFTGNEAALSLGYAYNIPYTDFYVGANVKLISSKLEQYSSFGGAVDLGVLYINEDLNLNAAVTLRNMGYQFTTYAGQQEPLPFEVNFGLSQRLENVPIRWHLTLENLQKWPIARPNPARAESDLEGNQTQEKVGFFGQLIRHTIVGAEIFPEKGFNIRLGYSFRRGEELRIADQRDFSGLSFGIGLKLNKLRFSYTHARYTSASNTNFFGLQIDLR, translated from the coding sequence ATGTTTAAAAGGGTACTTACCTTCATTTTTATTGGCTGTGCTTCTTTAACCTTTGCCCAATTGGGTGGTGAAAGTACGTATCAATTCCTCAATCTGGTGTCTTCACCTAGGCAAGCTGCCTTGGGTGGAAAAAACATTACCAATGTAGATTACGATGTTACAGGTGCCTTATATAACCCTGCTACCATTAATATAGAGATGGATAACCAATTAGCCTTAAATTATGTTAGTTACTTAGGCGGAATTAGTTACGGAACGGCGGCCTATGCATATACTTGGGATCGTCGATTGCAAACGTTTCACGCAGGTATAACGTATATAAATTATGGTAGTTTTGATGGTTATGATTTAGACGGAAATGCCACCGGAACTTTTACAGGGAATGAAGCTGCCCTTTCTCTCGGGTATGCCTATAATATTCCATATACCGATTTTTATGTAGGCGCCAATGTGAAGTTAATATCGTCTAAATTAGAACAATATTCCTCTTTTGGAGGGGCAGTAGACTTAGGCGTGCTTTATATAAATGAAGATTTAAATTTGAATGCCGCCGTTACCTTGAGGAATATGGGGTATCAATTTACAACTTATGCTGGTCAGCAAGAACCATTACCATTTGAAGTTAACTTCGGACTATCTCAACGTTTGGAGAATGTGCCTATCAGGTGGCATTTAACTCTGGAAAACCTTCAGAAATGGCCAATTGCTAGACCAAATCCTGCAAGGGCGGAATCAGACCTAGAAGGTAATCAAACCCAAGAAAAAGTCGGTTTTTTTGGTCAGTTAATACGGCATACAATTGTAGGAGCTGAAATTTTCCCTGAGAAAGGTTTTAATATTAGGTTGGGATATAGTTTTAGGAGAGGAGAGGAGTTGAGAATTGCGGATCAACGAGATTTTTCGGGCTTATCATTTGGAATTGGCCTAAAATTGAATAAACTTCGCTTTAGTTATACACATGCACGATATACAAGTGCTTCAAATACTAATTTTTTTGGACTTCAAATTGATTTAAGATAG
- the lon gene encoding endopeptidase La, with protein MNKHKFLSLDSLSLQDFDENSELIPLMTPEDEAEINSENLPESLPILPLRNTVLFPGVVIPITAGRDKSIKLIQDANKSGKVIGVVSQKDEMVEDPKASDLYLTGTVARILKVLKMPDGNTTIIIQGKKRFQIEEFTSEKPYISARIKDIGEVKPDAGEKEFFAIIDSIKDMALRIIKESPNIPTEASFAIKNIESNSFLVNFVSSNMNLAVEDKQKLLEMNDLKSRALETLRFLNIELQKLELRNDIQLKVQNDMSQQQREYFLHQQMKTIQEELGGESYDAEIEEMRLKAKKKKWSSKVAEHFDKELSKLQRMNPQVAEYSIQRNYLDLFLELPWEKYSKDKFDLKRAKKILDRDHYGLDDVKRRIIEYLAVLKLRQDMKSPILCLYGPPGVGKTSLGKSVAEALGREYVRMSLGGMRDEAEIRGHRKTYIGAMPGRIIQNMRKAGTSNPVFVLDEIDKLGSSHQGDPSSAMLEVLDPEQNYEFHDNFLEVGYDLSKVMFIATSNSLNSIQPALLDRMEIINVTGYTIEEKVEIAKRHLLPKQLKEHGLKKSDIKIGKAQLEKIVEGYTRESGVRNLEKQIAKMVRYAAKNIAMEEEYNVKVTDKDVEEVLGAPKLERDKYENNNVAGVVTGLAWTRVGGDILFIESILSKGKGALNITGNLGKVMKESATIALEYIKGHAGEFGIDSSIFEKYNVHIHVPEGATPKDGPSAGVTMLTSLVSLFTQRKVKKSLAMTGEITLRGKVLPVGGIKEKILAAKRARIKEILLCEENRRDINEIKPEYLKGLTFHYVSDMSEVLKIALTDEKVDNAKQL; from the coding sequence ATGAATAAACATAAATTTTTATCTCTTGACAGTTTGTCATTACAGGACTTTGATGAAAACTCAGAATTAATTCCTTTAATGACGCCAGAGGATGAGGCAGAAATAAATAGTGAAAACCTACCGGAATCGCTCCCCATATTGCCATTGAGGAATACAGTACTTTTTCCCGGTGTGGTTATTCCGATTACGGCGGGCAGGGACAAGTCTATTAAATTGATTCAAGACGCAAATAAATCTGGAAAGGTAATAGGTGTAGTTTCCCAAAAGGATGAAATGGTTGAGGATCCTAAGGCTTCAGACCTTTATTTAACAGGTACCGTTGCAAGGATTTTGAAAGTATTGAAAATGCCTGATGGAAATACCACTATAATAATCCAAGGTAAAAAACGCTTCCAAATTGAGGAATTTACCTCAGAAAAACCCTATATCAGTGCCAGAATTAAAGACATTGGAGAGGTAAAGCCAGATGCAGGTGAAAAAGAATTTTTCGCGATTATAGATTCCATAAAGGATATGGCCTTAAGAATCATTAAGGAAAGTCCAAATATCCCTACAGAAGCTAGTTTTGCTATCAAAAATATAGAGAGCAACTCTTTCTTGGTAAATTTTGTGTCGTCTAATATGAATTTGGCAGTAGAAGATAAGCAGAAGCTGCTAGAAATGAACGATCTCAAAAGTCGCGCCTTAGAGACCTTGAGATTTTTGAATATTGAATTGCAAAAACTAGAACTGCGCAATGATATTCAATTGAAGGTTCAAAATGACATGAGCCAACAACAACGTGAATATTTCCTTCATCAACAAATGAAAACCATTCAAGAGGAACTTGGTGGTGAATCTTACGACGCTGAAATTGAGGAAATGCGTTTAAAGGCCAAAAAGAAAAAATGGAGCTCTAAAGTTGCTGAGCATTTTGATAAAGAATTGTCGAAGCTTCAGCGAATGAATCCACAGGTTGCTGAATATTCGATCCAACGTAACTATTTGGATTTATTCCTTGAATTGCCTTGGGAAAAGTACAGTAAAGATAAATTCGATTTAAAACGGGCTAAGAAAATACTAGATCGCGACCATTATGGTTTAGATGATGTTAAGCGTAGGATAATAGAATATTTGGCTGTTCTTAAATTAAGGCAAGACATGAAATCCCCAATTTTATGTTTATATGGCCCCCCTGGTGTTGGTAAAACATCTTTGGGGAAATCTGTTGCAGAAGCTCTAGGTCGTGAGTATGTGAGAATGTCTTTGGGTGGAATGAGAGATGAAGCAGAGATTCGCGGTCATCGTAAAACTTATATTGGGGCCATGCCAGGAAGAATTATTCAAAATATGCGTAAGGCAGGTACTTCTAACCCGGTATTTGTGTTGGATGAGATAGATAAATTAGGCAGTAGTCACCAAGGAGATCCATCTTCAGCTATGCTTGAAGTTTTGGATCCAGAACAGAATTATGAATTTCATGACAATTTTTTAGAGGTGGGTTATGATCTTTCCAAAGTAATGTTTATTGCAACTTCCAACAGTTTAAATTCAATTCAGCCTGCTTTATTGGATAGGATGGAAATTATAAATGTTACAGGGTATACCATTGAGGAAAAGGTTGAAATCGCTAAGCGACATTTACTGCCAAAGCAACTTAAGGAGCATGGCCTAAAAAAATCAGATATTAAGATTGGTAAAGCCCAGCTAGAAAAAATTGTTGAAGGTTATACCCGAGAATCTGGTGTAAGAAACTTAGAAAAGCAAATTGCCAAAATGGTAAGATATGCAGCCAAGAATATTGCAATGGAGGAGGAGTATAATGTAAAAGTTACAGATAAGGATGTTGAGGAGGTATTGGGGGCACCTAAGTTAGAGCGTGATAAATACGAGAATAATAATGTTGCGGGGGTTGTAACAGGATTGGCATGGACAAGGGTAGGAGGCGATATCTTGTTTATTGAATCGATTCTTTCCAAAGGAAAGGGAGCATTGAATATCACAGGAAATCTAGGTAAGGTTATGAAAGAATCTGCCACCATTGCTTTGGAGTATATTAAGGGTCATGCAGGGGAATTTGGCATAGATTCAAGTATTTTTGAAAAGTATAATGTTCACATCCATGTACCTGAGGGAGCAACACCAAAAGATGGTCCTAGTGCAGGTGTAACCATGTTAACTTCATTGGTTTCACTTTTTACCCAAAGAAAGGTTAAGAAAAGTTTGGCCATGACTGGCGAGATAACGTTAAGAGGTAAGGTATTGCCGGTTGGTGGAATTAAGGAAAAAATATTGGCTGCCAAACGTGCTAGAATTAAAGAGATTTTGCTATGTGAAGAAAATAGAAGGGATATTAATGAGATTAAACCCGAATATTTAAAAGGTCTGACTTTTCATTATGTTAGTGATATGAGTGAAGTCCTCAAAATTGCCTTAACAGATGAGAAGGTAGACAACGCAAAACAATTATAA
- a CDS encoding RNA polymerase sigma factor has protein sequence MLLTNHHTIELIQLSISGNRNAQGEIYKRYYKAMYNVSRRIVNDEMEAEDIMQESFLKAFRKLHTLKDQNTFGAWLKRIVINNSVQFLKDAKKENVKSIENELYRLEDDSNDGISTDETNSKVKFILKQIDQLKENYKLALTLHLIEGYDYDEICEIMEISYANCRTMISRAKESLRNKLQPSLNS, from the coding sequence TTGTTACTAACCAACCACCATACCATTGAACTGATACAACTTAGTATATCTGGTAACAGAAATGCTCAGGGTGAAATCTACAAACGCTACTACAAGGCCATGTACAACGTTTCTAGACGGATTGTAAATGACGAAATGGAAGCCGAGGATATTATGCAGGAATCATTTTTAAAAGCTTTTAGAAAACTGCATACTCTAAAAGACCAAAATACATTTGGAGCCTGGCTAAAGAGAATAGTCATTAACAACAGTGTTCAGTTTCTAAAGGATGCGAAAAAAGAAAATGTAAAATCTATTGAAAATGAGTTATACCGCCTTGAGGACGACAGTAACGATGGTATTTCAACAGATGAAACAAATTCTAAAGTGAAGTTTATTTTAAAACAAATAGATCAACTTAAAGAAAATTACAAATTGGCATTAACTCTTCATCTAATCGAAGGATATGATTACGATGAAATCTGTGAAATAATGGAAATTTCTTATGCCAATTGCCGAACCATGATCTCCAGGGCAAAAGAAAGCCTAAGGAATAAATTGCAACCAAGCTTAAATTCTTAA
- a CDS encoding DUF4097 domain-containing protein has protein sequence MKRTVLFKSLFILFIIPAIALGTNGEWKGKYTKEKTIKKEFSVNKDALLKVDNSYGNITIVTYNGSTTSIEVVIKVNGNNEDKVMDKLNDIDVQFDASSSIVSAKTVFGKEKSWWNSGKNNVSMEINYRISLPITNSVDLNNDYGSIDLERLEGRAVINCDYGKITTKELMAESNVLKFDYTSSSYFGYINSAKINADYSSYTIAKAKNLEISADYTKSEIENAENVTYNCDYGSLKIDNVNNLMGNGDYLTTRIGNVYGNVQIKADYGSIDIGKLAKDAGNVSIDSDYIGIDIGYDAGFSFSFDVNLSYANLKGDTDFDFNKKSVESSSKKYTGTYGSKNSGNLISIKSNYGSVNFQKK, from the coding sequence ATGAAACGAACAGTACTATTTAAATCGTTATTCATTCTCTTCATTATTCCAGCTATAGCGCTAGGAACAAATGGAGAATGGAAAGGTAAGTATACCAAAGAAAAGACTATTAAAAAAGAGTTTTCGGTGAACAAAGATGCCCTTTTGAAAGTGGACAATTCTTATGGGAACATAACAATTGTAACTTACAATGGAAGCACAACATCTATTGAAGTTGTTATAAAAGTTAATGGAAACAACGAGGATAAGGTGATGGATAAATTAAATGACATAGATGTACAATTCGATGCCTCCTCGAGCATTGTATCTGCTAAAACAGTATTTGGAAAGGAGAAAAGTTGGTGGAATAGCGGGAAAAACAATGTAAGTATGGAAATTAATTACCGCATTTCCTTACCCATAACCAACAGTGTAGACCTAAACAATGATTATGGATCAATAGACCTTGAACGACTTGAAGGTAGGGCAGTAATAAACTGCGATTATGGAAAAATCACCACAAAGGAACTTATGGCTGAGAGCAATGTATTGAAGTTTGACTACACCAGTAGTTCCTATTTTGGCTACATTAACAGCGCTAAAATCAATGCTGACTACAGCAGTTATACCATTGCAAAAGCTAAGAATCTAGAAATTTCAGCAGACTATACAAAGTCTGAAATTGAGAATGCTGAGAATGTAACTTATAATTGCGACTATGGGTCATTGAAGATTGACAATGTAAATAATCTTATGGGAAATGGAGATTATTTAACTACGCGTATTGGCAATGTATATGGAAATGTTCAAATTAAAGCGGACTATGGCTCTATTGATATAGGGAAATTAGCCAAGGATGCCGGAAATGTTTCAATTGATTCCGATTATATAGGTATCGATATAGGATACGATGCGGGATTTAGTTTCAGTTTCGACGTTAATTTAAGCTACGCCAATTTAAAAGGTGATACGGACTTCGATTTCAACAAGAAAAGTGTGGAGTCTAGTTCAAAAAAATATACTGGAACTTATGGATCTAAAAATTCTGGCAATCTCATTTCAATTAAATCTAATTATGGAAGCGTGAACTTTCAGAAAAAATAA
- a CDS encoding head GIN domain-containing protein — protein MKRTITLLAITLLSVSYSFAQWNKKIKGNGNVTTVTRTTSDYDGIKCAGSFDYVLVKGKEGKITLEGESNLLEYIVTEVKNNKLVVKVENNVNLRTSSNKEIRITIPFEDIDEVSMAGSGDLTSKDVITSNNLKVAMAGSGKVNLDVKANTVKGSMAGSGNLTLSGSTNSLEADIAGSGDFNGFGLDANETDVSVAGSGDAEVVSNKSLKARVAGSGDIRYKGNPEKEDTKVAGSGKISN, from the coding sequence ATGAAACGAACAATCACTTTATTAGCAATTACTTTATTATCGGTTAGTTATTCATTTGCCCAATGGAATAAAAAAATCAAAGGAAATGGAAATGTTACAACCGTAACTCGCACAACCTCAGATTACGATGGTATTAAATGTGCCGGATCTTTTGATTATGTCCTGGTAAAAGGAAAAGAAGGTAAAATAACCCTTGAAGGCGAAAGCAACTTATTGGAATACATAGTTACCGAAGTAAAAAACAATAAACTTGTTGTGAAAGTCGAAAATAATGTAAATTTGAGGACGTCATCCAATAAGGAAATCCGAATCACAATTCCATTTGAGGATATAGATGAGGTTTCAATGGCTGGGTCAGGGGATCTAACTTCTAAAGATGTTATTACTAGTAACAATTTAAAAGTTGCCATGGCGGGATCGGGTAAAGTAAACCTTGATGTAAAAGCCAATACGGTTAAAGGTTCTATGGCGGGTTCTGGAAACTTAACCCTAAGTGGATCAACAAATAGTCTTGAAGCCGACATTGCAGGCTCAGGAGACTTTAACGGTTTTGGATTGGATGCAAATGAAACGGATGTTTCCGTTGCAGGTTCTGGTGATGCTGAAGTGGTTAGCAACAAAAGTTTAAAAGCTAGGGTTGCAGGATCAGGAGATATTAGATATAAAGGTAATCCTGAAAAAGAAGACACTAAAGTAGCAGGGTCTGGTAAAATTTCAAACTAA
- a CDS encoding MFS transporter yields the protein MQNFVKGNKKLLNAWAFYDWANSVYTLTIASTIFPIFYGSLFLKGHYMVSIFGTEVKNTALISFVTAFTFLVVSVISPLLSGIADYIGNKKAFMKFFCYLGGFGCIGLYWFSLDRIYLSLLFYFFGLIGYWGSLVFYNSYLPDIAYPEQQDRVSAKGFSMGYIGSVILLLVNLGMVMYPDFFGFDIGTTEATRDAASISAMRVSFITVGIWWILFSQYTFRVLPKGYPKGNKAKREVFLNGFKELNKVWNGLTSNLRLKRYLYAFFVYSMAVQTIMLVATYFGEQEIDWGSDLDKRMGLIVSILVIQVLAILGAVLTSRASKRFGNIQTLLVINFVWMCLCFYGYFITTPFQFYITAGSVGLVMGGIQALSRSTYSKFLPETQDTTSYFSFFDVTEKIGIVIGMVIYGLIDQITGSMRNSILFLFIFFFTGIVLLLRVPRNRINTA from the coding sequence ATGCAAAATTTTGTAAAGGGGAACAAAAAACTTCTTAATGCTTGGGCATTTTATGATTGGGCAAATTCAGTTTATACCCTTACAATTGCATCAACTATATTTCCAATTTTTTATGGCTCCCTATTTTTAAAGGGGCATTATATGGTTTCTATTTTTGGAACCGAGGTAAAAAATACTGCTTTAATTTCATTTGTAACCGCCTTCACATTTTTGGTTGTTTCCGTTATTTCACCTTTGCTTTCTGGTATAGCTGATTATATAGGAAATAAAAAGGCCTTTATGAAGTTTTTCTGCTATCTCGGAGGTTTTGGTTGTATAGGATTATATTGGTTTAGTCTAGACCGTATCTATTTAAGTCTGCTTTTTTATTTTTTCGGATTGATTGGTTATTGGGGTAGTTTGGTTTTTTATAATTCTTACTTGCCAGACATCGCTTATCCAGAACAACAAGACCGCGTCAGTGCGAAAGGATTTTCAATGGGTTATATTGGGAGTGTCATTTTATTGTTGGTGAATCTAGGGATGGTGATGTATCCTGATTTTTTTGGTTTTGATATTGGTACAACGGAAGCTACTAGAGACGCTGCATCAATTTCCGCAATGAGAGTTTCTTTTATTACTGTGGGTATTTGGTGGATTTTATTTAGCCAATATACATTCAGGGTTTTACCCAAGGGATATCCAAAAGGAAATAAAGCCAAGCGAGAAGTCTTTCTAAATGGTTTTAAAGAATTAAATAAGGTGTGGAATGGTTTAACATCAAATTTGCGGTTAAAACGTTATCTCTATGCATTTTTTGTGTACAGTATGGCCGTGCAAACCATTATGTTGGTTGCTACCTATTTTGGTGAGCAAGAAATAGATTGGGGTTCAGATTTAGACAAACGAATGGGGTTAATTGTTAGCATACTTGTCATTCAAGTATTGGCCATATTAGGTGCAGTGCTAACTTCTAGGGCTTCAAAAAGATTTGGAAACATACAAACCCTTTTGGTGATTAATTTTGTATGGATGTGTTTATGTTTTTATGGCTATTTCATTACAACACCATTTCAATTTTATATTACTGCCGGAAGTGTAGGATTAGTTATGGGTGGAATTCAGGCATTATCGCGGTCTACCTATTCAAAATTTCTTCCCGAAACTCAGGACACCACATCTTACTTTAGTTTTTTCGATGTTACCGAAAAGATAGGGATTGTAATCGGAATGGTTATTTATGGACTAATTGACCAAATTACAGGATCCATGAGGAATTCAATCCTTTTCCTTTTTATTTTCTTTTTTACTGGTATCGTTCTTCTTTTGAGAGTGCCTAGGAATAGGATTAATACAGCATAA